The genomic interval ACGCCTTGACGCGCCGACGCAGCGATGAGCATCTTGAGTTCCTCGTCGCTATGGACGTTCAGGTCGGCGCGTGGCTTGATGCCGATCCAGCGCAGCAGAGAGTTCGCGCTGCCGTTGACGAACCAGATGAACGGGAACATGACTCGATAGAACAGGTCAAGCGGGTACGCACACAGGAGTGCGAGCTGTACCGCCCGCTGGAGTGCGAGGTACTTCGGCGCGAGCTCGCCGACGACGATGTGGACGTAGGTGATCGCGCCGAACGCGAGAAGGAACGCGATGACATGGAACACCGGCTCGGGAAGCCACCGGAAGAGCGGCTCGACGAGCGCCGCGACCGCAGGCTCTCCGATCCAACCGATCGCGAGCGAGGCGAGCGTGACGCCGAGCTGCGCCGCGGAGATGTAGGTGTCGAGGCGCGAGGAGATGTGCGCACCGAGCTTGGCGCGGGCGCTGCCTGCCTTTGCGAGTTCCTGCAGCTGCGTCCCGCGAACGCGAACGAACGAGTACTCGGCCGCGACGAAGAATCCGTTCGCGAGGACGAGAAGGACAGCGATGACGGCGCCCCGAAGTGCCTCGGCCGCGTCCATGCCCGGTGAATTCTCGCACCGAATAGACCTGCGCCGTTCGCGCCTAAACTCAGGTGAATGCACGTGCTGGTGCGGCTATTCGCCTCGTACCGCGAGGCCGCCGGCGTCGGTCGGATGGAGCTGGAATTGCCGCCGGGAGCGACCGTCAAGGACGCGATCGCGAGGATCGTCAAAGACCACCCGCTCATCGCCGAGGGCCGCCAGGTCGTCATCGCGAAGAATCACGAATACGTGGCGCCGGACGAGCCGCTCGCGGACGGCGACGAGGTCGCCCTCATCCCGCCCGTCTCCGGTGGCGCCACGACCGTCGCGCCGATCGTCGTTTCCGGCTCGGCCCTGTCTGTCGACGACGCGCTCGCCGCGGTGCGCGACTCCGGGTTCGGCGGCATCGTCGTGTTCCTCGGGACGGTGCGCGACCGCAGCCGCGGCAAACGCGTGACGCATCTCGAGTACGAGGCCTACGCCGAGATGGCCGAGACGAAGATGCGCGAGATCGCGCAGCGGCTCCAGACCAAGCACGCGCCACTGCGCCTTGTGATGCATCACCGGATCGGCGACCTCGCGATCGGCGACATCGCCGTCATCGTCGCCGCCGGCGCGCCGCATCGAGACGCCGCGTTCACCGCCGCTCGCGCCGCGATCGACGAGCTGAAGACGGTCGTGCCGATCTGGAAGAAGGAGCACTCGGACGATGGGGCGGTCTGGATCGAGGATCATGCCTGAGCTTAAGAATCACTGGCTGATCGTCACGAGCCCCGACAACTACGAGAAGACGCGCAAGCTGCGCTTCACGCAGCAGGGTGTGAAGAGCCGGCACCGGCGCAAGGCCGAGCGCATGGCACCGGGCGATCGCGTGTGCTGGTACCTCACCGGCATCCAAGCGTTCGCGGCGACGGCGACGATCACGTCGCCGTACTTCGAAGGCAGCGAGCCGATCTGGGTGAGCGAGAAGACCGGCGATACGTATCCGTGGCGCTTCAAGATCAAGAAGGATCACGCGGTCGATCCCGATCGCGCGATCAGAGCCGAGTCGCTGCTCGGGAAGCTCACGCACGTGAAGCGCTGGCCGAAGGAGCACTGGCGGCTCGCATTCCAGGGCAACGTCCACGAGCTCGACGCGAAGGACTTCGACGTCATCGAAGCGGCGATCGCCGCGGCAGAGGCCCAGCGGAGCGCGGCCTGACCGCGTTGCGCGGTCTCACCGGGGAGCTCGTCGCGATCTGCGGAGCCGAGCACGTCTTTTCGCAGCCGGACGATCTGCGCGTGTTCGAGTACGACGCGGGCTTCGATCGCCATCCGCCGATCGCCGTCGTCGTACCCGGCACGACTGAGGAGATCGCCGCGTGCGTGAAGGCTGCGGTCCGTGCCGGCGTAGCGGTGGTGCCGCGTGGCGCGGGCACCGGTCTTTCCGGCGGCACGATCGCGTGTGGCGGCGCGCTGGTCGTCGCGACGTCGCGCCTCCGACGCGTGCTCGCGATCGACGCGGTCGGTCAGACCGCCCTCGTCGAGCCCGGCGTGCCGAACCTCCAGATCACGACCGCGGCGCGCGAGGCCGGTCTCTTCTTCGCGCCCGATCCCGCGAGCCAGCGCGTCTCGACGATCGGCGGGAACATCGGAACGAACGCGGGTGGCCCGCACGCCCTCCGCTACGGGTCGATCGTCAATCACGTTCTCGGCGTGGAGATGGTCCTGGCCGATGGCGAGATCGCGGTCTTCGGCGGACGCACCGCGGATCTCCCGGGATACGACTGCGTACCGTTCATCGTGGGCAGCGAAGGGACCATCGGCATCGTGACGAAGGCGTGGGTCCGCTTGCTCCCCCTCCCCGAAGACACGCGCACGTTCGTCGCACTGTTCCGCGACGTCGAGTCCGGCGCCCGAGCCGCGAGCGAGATCATCGCCCGAGGCATCGTTCCGGCGGCGATGGAGATGCTCGACCAGACGACGATCCGCGCCGTGAACGCCGCCTTCGACGCCCACCTGTCGGAGGAGGCTGGGTCGCTGCTGCTGGTGGAGGTCGAGGGCCTCCGCGAGGAGACCGCGGCGGCTGCGTCGGCGATCGTCACGGTGTGCGAGGCGCGGGGCGCGTTCGGCGTGCGCACGGCAGCGACACCGGCGGAGCGCGAGCTCTTATGGAAGGCGCGTAAGCTCGGCTACCCCGCGCTCGCGCGAATCCGCCCGAACAACTATCTCCACGACGCGGTCGTGCCGCGCTCGAAGCTTCCCGAGGTGCTCGCGCAGGTGAACGCGATCGCCGACCGCTACGGCTACGTCATCGCGAACATGTTCCACATCGGCGACGGCAACCTTCATCCGGTGCTGCTCTTCGACGGCGCGGTGGAGCCGATCGAGCGCGTCATGGAGGCCAGCGCGGAGATCCTCAAGGTCGCGATCGACGCCGGTGGGACCCTCTCGGGTGAGCACGGGATCGGACTCGAGAAGAACCAC from Candidatus Limnocylindria bacterium carries:
- the moaD gene encoding molybdopterin converting factor subunit 1; translation: MHVLVRLFASYREAAGVGRMELELPPGATVKDAIARIVKDHPLIAEGRQVVIAKNHEYVAPDEPLADGDEVALIPPVSGGATTVAPIVVSGSALSVDDALAAVRDSGFGGIVVFLGTVRDRSRGKRVTHLEYEAYAEMAETKMREIAQRLQTKHAPLRLVMHHRIGDLAIGDIAVIVAAGAPHRDAAFTAARAAIDELKTVVPIWKKEHSDDGAVWIEDHA
- a CDS encoding EVE domain-containing protein, yielding MPELKNHWLIVTSPDNYEKTRKLRFTQQGVKSRHRRKAERMAPGDRVCWYLTGIQAFAATATITSPYFEGSEPIWVSEKTGDTYPWRFKIKKDHAVDPDRAIRAESLLGKLTHVKRWPKEHWRLAFQGNVHELDAKDFDVIEAAIAAAEAQRSAA
- a CDS encoding FAD-linked oxidase C-terminal domain-containing protein; amino-acid sequence: MRGLTGELVAICGAEHVFSQPDDLRVFEYDAGFDRHPPIAVVVPGTTEEIAACVKAAVRAGVAVVPRGAGTGLSGGTIACGGALVVATSRLRRVLAIDAVGQTALVEPGVPNLQITTAAREAGLFFAPDPASQRVSTIGGNIGTNAGGPHALRYGSIVNHVLGVEMVLADGEIAVFGGRTADLPGYDCVPFIVGSEGTIGIVTKAWVRLLPLPEDTRTFVALFRDVESGARAASEIIARGIVPAAMEMLDQTTIRAVNAAFDAHLSEEAGSLLLVEVEGLREETAAAASAIVTVCEARGAFGVRTAATPAERELLWKARKLGYPALARIRPNNYLHDAVVPRSKLPEVLAQVNAIADRYGYVIANMFHIGDGNLHPVLLFDGAVEPIERVMEASAEILKVAIDAGGTLSGEHGIGLEKNHFMFWVFGPEDLDAMQRARGAFDPNGTMNPGKIFPGGSTCSDIPTERIKRGLAEGMWV